From Scomber scombrus chromosome 21, fScoSco1.1, whole genome shotgun sequence, one genomic window encodes:
- the LOC134003166 gene encoding scavenger receptor cysteine-rich type 1 protein M130-like produces MDHLLMVLVLLCSSGLQAEDDHQSGKNRECMSCGLGTPLILQEELEDVTHTSISGSQCDSKAEADIVLFVGTSESVASEDFSNIKSFLTQVVSIFDIGPDKVQIGLVQYSDNRLIKWELNTHQTNQSLLEAITNLQQTGGATHTGEALKEILDKLFKPEQGMRADSKRIAVLITDGESEDDVVLPSQRLRDTGIEVYAIGVKEANKAQLRAIASDPDEIHMFNVSDFSVLRDIVGNFTINLCNSATNYSVEPVRLVGGASRCAGSLEVKHGEWRPVSSYILALKEGDVICRYLDCGSAVSTGNRKLDSYRSVWRISSDCVQSGSDLRDCASSSSSSYISELTCSDSVRLVNGTSLCSGRLEVKSEQSWSSVCEADFDQQDAEVVCRDLGCGAPLVLQGALYGEVEAPMWTKEFQCGGNESALLDCRRSDSARRTCSPGKAVGLTCSEPVRLVGGASRCAGSLEVKHGEWTPVSSYYWTLKEADVLCRYLDCGSTVATTSRKLDSTRSVRRINDACVPSGSYLRDCVFSDSSSSIVEITCSDSARLVNGTSLCSGRLEVKSEQSWSSVCEADFDQQDAEVVCRELDCGFPSVLQGALYGEVEAPMWTKEFQCGGNESALLDCRRSDSARRTCSPGKAVGLTCSEPVRLVGGTSRCAGTLELKYGEWKPVSSSDWTLEEADVICTYLDCGSAVATGGTNEDSLRFVWRISSDCLRSGSALSTCVSSVHTTSFMEITCSVQKQRLVNGTSLCSGRLEVKSEQSWSSVCEADFDQQDAEVVCRELGCGAPSVLQGALYGEVETPMWTKEFHCGGNESALLDCRRSDSARRTCSPGKAVGLTCSDPVRLVGGASRCAGSLEVKHIEWRPVSEKGQYQTFPDWTLKDADVVCRYLDCGSAVATGSRTLDSGIFVWRIISDCLHSGSALLDCVSTSDYSSSILEITCSDLLLQPIISVSPTMDGVSEAQQQGFQVLRSYNYTQPAVSHSADFLFPAADPAHQGNYSCVYGVYVFSHNFSSESRLLSLTVTGKLKQSVKLSPTETSH; encoded by the exons ATGGATCACCTGCTGATGGTGTTGGTGTTGCTGTGCAGCTCAG GACTCCAGGCTGAAGATGATCACCAATCAGGTAAAAACAGAGAATGTATGTCATGTGGTCTGGGAACACCTCTGAtcctccaggaggagctggaggacgtTACTCACACCTCCATCAGTG gtTCTCAGTGTGACAGCAAAGCCGAGGCCGACATCGTGCTGTTTGTCGGCACATCTGAGAGCGTCGCCTCTGAAGACTTCAGCAACATTAAGTCCTTTCTAACTCAAGTAGTTAGCATCTTTGACATCGGCCCTGACAAAGTCCAGATCG gtCTGGTTCAGTACAGTGACAACAGATTGATCAAGTGGGAGCTGAACACACACCAGACTAATCAATCCCTGCTGGAGGCCATAACCAACCTGCAGCAGACAGGAGgagccacacacacag GAGAGGCTCTGAAAGAAATCCTAGATAAGCTCTTCAAACCCGAACAGGGAATGCGTGCAGACTCTAAAAGAATTGCTGTCCTGATCACTGACGGAGAATCTGAGGATGACGTGGTCTTACCGTCACAGCGCCTCAGAGACACCGGAATTGAGGTCTACGCAATCG gcGTTAAGGAAGCAAACAAGGCTCAGCTGAGGGCCATAGCCTCAGATCCTGATGAAATTCACATGTTCAATGTCAGCGATTTCTCGGTCCTCAGGGACATCGTTGGCAACTTCACCATCAACCTCTGTAACAGTGCCACCAACTACAGCGTCG agcctgtcaggttggtgggaggagccagtcgATGTGCAGGTTCACTGGAGGTGAAACATGGAGAGTGGAGACCAGTGAGTTCCTATATCTTGGCTCTGAAGGAAGGAGATGTAATATGTAGATATttggactgtggctctgctgtttcaacaggaaacaggaagttagACTCATACAGATCTGTATGGAGGATCAGCTCTGACTGTGTTCAGTCTGGATCTGACCTGAGGGACTGTGCATCATCAAGTTCCTCTTCCTATATCTCGGagctcacctgctcag actctgtcaggctggtgaatgggactagtctgtgttcaggcagactggaggtgaagtctgagcagtcgtggtcctcagtgtgtgaagctgactttgaccagcaggatgcagaggtggtctgtagggatcttggctgtggggctcctttagtcctccagggggcgctctatggagaagtggaggctccaatgtggaccaaagagttccagtgtggaggcaatgagtctgctctcctggactgtagaagatcagactcagctagaagaacctgctcacctggtaaagctgttggactcacctgctcag agcctgtcaggttggtgggaggagccagtcgctgTGCAGGTTCACTGGAGGTGAAACATGGAGAGTGGACACCAGTGAGTTCCTATTACTGGACCCTGAAGGAAGCAGATGTATTATGTAGATATTTGGACTGTGGCTCTACTGTTGCAACAACAAGTAGAAAGTTAGACTCAACCAGATCTGTTAGGAGGATCAATGATGCCTGTGTTCCTTCTGGATCTTATCTGAGGGACTGTGTATTTTCagattcctcttcctccatcgtGGAgatcacctgctcag actctgccaggctggtgaatgggactagtctgtgttcaggcagactggaggtgaagtctgagcagtcgtggtcctcagtgtgtgaagctgactttgaccagcaggatgcagaggtggtctgtagGGAGCTTGACTGTGGGTTtccttcagtcctccagggggcgctctatGGAGAAGTGGAGGCTCCAATGTGGACCAAAGAGTTCCAGTGTGGAGGCAATGAGTCTGCTCTCCTAGACTGTAGAAGATCAGACTCAGCTAGAAGAACCTGCTCACCTGGTAAAGCTGTTggactcacctgctcag agcctgtcaggttggtgggaggaaccagtcgctgtgcaggtacactggaACTGAAATATGGAGAGTGGAAACCAGTTAGTTCCTCTGACTGGACCCTGGAGGAAGCAGATGTAATATGTACATATttggactgtggctctgctgttgCAACAGGAGGCACAAATGAAGACTCACTCAGATTTGTATGGCGCATCAGCTCTGACTGTCTTCGGTCTGGATCTGCACTAAGTACCTGTGTATCATCAGTTCACACTACCTCCTTCATGGAgatcacctgctcag TTCAGAAGCAG aggctggtgaatgggactagtctgtgttcaggcagactggaggtgaagtctgagcagtcgtggtcctcagtgtgtgaagctgactttgaccagcaggatgcagaggtggtctgtagggagcttggctgtggggctccttcagtcctccagggggcgctctatGGAGAAGTGGAGACTCCAATGTGGACCAAAGAGTTCCATTGTGGAGGCAATGAGTCTGCTCTGCTGGACTGTAGAAGATCAGACTCAGCTAGAAGAACCTGCTCACCTGGTAAAGCTGTTggactcacctgctcag atcctgtcaggttggtgggaggagccagtcgctgTGCAGGTTCACTGGAGGTGAAACACATAGAGTGGAGACCAGTGAGCGAAAAAGGCCAGTATCAGACTTTCCCTGACTGGACCCTGAAGGACGCAGATGTAGTATGTAGATATCtggactgtggctctgctgttgCAACAGGAAGCAGAACTTTAGACTCAGGCATATTTGTATGGAGGATCATATCTGACTGTCTTCATTCTGGATCTGCACTGTTAGACTGTGTATCAACATCAGATTActcttcctccatcttggagatcacctgctcag acctgctgcttcagccaatcatctCTGTGTCTCCTACCATGGACGGGGTCTCCGAGGCCCAGCAGCAGGGGTTTCAGGTTCTCCG ATCATACAACTACACCCAGCCAGCTGTCAGTCACtctgctgacttcctgtttcctgctgcagacCCCGCCCACCAAGGAAACTACAGCTGTGTTTATGGCGTCtatgttttttctcataactTCTCCTCTGAGAGTCGTCTGCTTTCTCTCACTGTCACAGGTAAGCTGAAGCAGAGTGTGAAGCTCAGTCCAACTGAGACGtcacactga